A section of the Lynx canadensis isolate LIC74 chromosome A1, mLynCan4.pri.v2, whole genome shotgun sequence genome encodes:
- the LOC115503665 gene encoding ATP synthase subunit f, mitochondrial-like — protein MASSIPVKEEKLMDVRLGQLSSWIMIQDFTPKGIPGAFQRGYYQYYNKCVYVKKGGVAGISMVLTAYMLFNYRCCYRELRQEQLCKHH, from the coding sequence ATGGCGTCGTCCATACCAGTGAAGGAGGAGAAGCTCATGGATGTGAGGCTAGGACAGCTGTCAAGCTGGATAATGATACAGGATTTCACCCCTAAAGGCATTCCTGGAGCATTTCAAAGAGGTTACTACCAGTATTACAACAAGTGTGTCTATGTGAAGAAAGGAGGCGTCGCTGGGATTTCTATGGTTCTGACAGCATATATGCTTTTCAACTACCGCTGTTGTTACAGAGAGCTCAGACAGGAGCAGCTATGCAAGCACCACTGA